A stretch of DNA from Allomeiothermus silvanus DSM 9946:
GGCAAAGGCCGGGTGTAGAACTCCTCCTTGAAGGTCCGCTGCATCCGCTCCACGTGACCATTGAGTTTAGGACTCCTCGGCGGTAGCACAAACAAGGCAATCCCCAGAGCACAGCAGGCCTCCTCAAACTCGGCCATGAACTCGCTGCCCCCATCCACCTGGATGGCCCGGATGGGAAAAGGGGCCCTGGCCAGAAGCAAGGACAAGAACCCCTCAGAAAGCTTAGCCGTGGCCCGGCTGTGCACCTCCGCCAGGACAAACCGGCTATGGAGGTCAATCGCCGAGAAGTGCTTGACCATGCTTCCCGGTCCTAAGGTCAGGGTGAGGGTGTCCACCTGGACCAGGTCCCCAGGAGCCCTGGCCTCGTATCCTCGGGGCTTCCTTTTGGCGTAGGGCCGGTTTACCCTTCGCTTTAGCTTCCCTCTTTGAGTCCGGGCCAGGTAGCCGGCCACGCTCTCGATACGTCGGTGCTTCTCCAGGTAGGCCAGGATGCGCCCCACCGTGCGTTCGCTCATCTGGAAACCCTCCTTGCGGAGGGTAAGCCAGATGGACCAGCGTCCCCAGGTGGGGTTTTCCTTGCGGAGAGTTTCTATTCTAATGAGCAGCCCTGGGGTCCAGTGGACCTTTGTGCGCAGGTGCTTAGGGCGGCGGGAGCGGGGTTTGAGTCCAGCCAGGCCCTTTTCTTTTAGGGCTTTTTGCCAGCGGTGGTAGGTGGCCCGGCTGATCCCGACCAGGTCCTGGATCTCCTTCCAGCTCTTTTTACTTTCA
This window harbors:
- a CDS encoding integrase core domain-containing protein, whose amino-acid sequence is MQFTTVGREIWRGARQAQRLAEANASDPEVQERLRKLRLVKALRESKKSWKEIQDLVGISRATYHRWQKALKEKGLAGLKPRSRRPKHLRTKVHWTPGLLIRIETLRKENPTWGRWSIWLTLRKEGFQMSERTVGRILAYLEKHRRIESVAGYLARTQRGKLKRRVNRPYAKRKPRGYEARAPGDLVQVDTLTLTLGPGSMVKHFSAIDLHSRFVLAEVHSRATAKLSEGFLSLLLARAPFPIRAIQVDGGSEFMAEFEEACCALGIALFVLPPRSPKLNGHVERMQRTFKEEFYTRPLPTPLSELQAELDTYLDYYNRRRPHMALGGLAPLEFLAKMQEESVPQRVSNVLTDYN